A section of the Sedimentisphaera cyanobacteriorum genome encodes:
- a CDS encoding YihY/virulence factor BrkB family protein, translated as MFQFRIWPLCFKQLKTNRSDLQAAALAYNTIFGFIPLLIVVLILFQSLPGYEDIGNTIRDSIFEAVQIDEFSYSDPENPDEKVQLGERFSEIVSGFFKKTNRGAATIFSLLIVLWAAIKLISTVEGAFNYVWGVNRNRPFIYRVFYYWTILTLGPLLIGAGIYFKTMGVITEHLDGIVSVVTVLGGWNWILTILSFYLLFWSMPNTKVKPHAAFWGALVTTLIWTFVKKIYGYYVFEFEPFKQLYGVLALIPITILWINISWLIVLFGVHLSFIVQNFRELDAAEKISEEAGKFYYPSKDCALQIAAFVGENFDSGKEPVTEEQVYKKFGVPYHFITDLLGEFVEKGILYEVGEQVVGYIPSKSTDKMNLSEVASVIDDMPRVYASSEYESVDGQLNNTLKNLTLADMIKGKK; from the coding sequence ATGTTTCAGTTTCGTATTTGGCCGCTCTGTTTCAAGCAGTTAAAGACAAACCGTTCAGACCTGCAGGCAGCAGCCCTCGCCTACAATACCATTTTCGGTTTTATTCCGCTTTTGATAGTTGTGCTTATTTTGTTTCAGAGCCTTCCGGGCTATGAAGATATCGGCAACACAATTAGGGATTCGATTTTCGAGGCGGTTCAGATAGATGAATTTTCATATTCTGATCCCGAAAACCCAGATGAAAAAGTGCAGCTGGGAGAACGCTTTTCGGAAATTGTTTCCGGCTTTTTCAAAAAGACCAATAGAGGCGCTGCTACAATCTTCAGTCTGCTTATTGTTTTATGGGCGGCGATTAAACTTATCAGCACTGTTGAAGGGGCTTTCAATTATGTATGGGGGGTAAACCGAAACAGACCCTTCATTTACAGGGTGTTTTACTACTGGACAATACTCACCCTCGGTCCTTTGTTGATTGGTGCCGGGATATATTTCAAAACTATGGGCGTGATTACTGAGCACCTCGACGGAATCGTAAGCGTGGTAACGGTTCTGGGAGGCTGGAACTGGATTCTTACTATACTGTCTTTTTATTTGCTTTTCTGGTCTATGCCAAACACAAAGGTAAAGCCTCACGCTGCATTCTGGGGGGCTCTTGTAACAACCCTTATTTGGACTTTCGTAAAAAAAATATACGGCTACTACGTTTTTGAATTTGAGCCTTTCAAACAGCTCTATGGAGTGCTTGCACTTATCCCCATTACAATCCTATGGATTAATATTTCGTGGCTTATAGTGCTCTTCGGGGTGCACCTGTCTTTTATTGTGCAGAATTTTAGGGAGCTGGATGCCGCCGAGAAAATCTCAGAAGAAGCAGGGAAATTCTATTACCCCTCCAAAGACTGCGCACTTCAGATTGCTGCTTTTGTAGGGGAAAACTTTGATTCAGGCAAAGAGCCGGTAACAGAAGAACAGGTTTACAAAAAATTCGGAGTGCCATATCATTTCATAACAGACCTCCTCGGGGAGTTTGTTGAGAAGGGCATTCTATATGAAGTGGGCGAGCAGGTAGTGGGGTATATACCGTCAAAATCTACAGACAAGATGAATTTAAGCGAAGTTGCGTCTGTTATAGATGACATGCCCCGTGTCTATGCCAGCAGTGAATATGAATCTGTGGACGGGCAGTTAAACAATACTCTCAAAAACCTTACTCTTGCTGATATGATTAAGGGCAAAAAGTAA
- a CDS encoding FtsW/RodA/SpoVE family cell cycle protein — translation MFAAVLVLFLTGISTIYAAEPDSIGWLKQLVYFAIGLAAFALVNKVHYKDLGVFSFWIYGAVLFLLAVLLIERFIPMPGFWRSIVPVVNGARRWIRIGPVQVQPSEFCKIAFILSLAWYLRFRENYRTIKGLFPPFAITFLAMGLIILEPDLGTVILLLPVLFGMLFAAGAKKRHLISVILIGLFLSPVLWMNMHSYQRTRVASVILQNDFVYDYASKHEKAAEILVGGPAELIRWKKDKGYHLMHSKNAIASGGITGYGWGQGPYMDGTIKLPEAHNDFVFSLIAHQWGLIGCIFVFLLYTTVAACGLEISRFNPDPFGKLISVGIVVMLMMQVIVNVSMTVGLMPITGLTLPFVSYGGSSLVVNMIALGLLNNVGRHRSFTVAARAFEYPR, via the coding sequence ATGTTCGCTGCAGTTCTTGTTTTATTCCTCACAGGAATTTCAACTATCTATGCAGCTGAGCCGGATTCAATAGGATGGCTTAAGCAGCTGGTGTATTTTGCAATAGGACTCGCAGCTTTCGCTTTGGTCAATAAGGTGCATTATAAAGACCTTGGCGTATTCAGTTTCTGGATTTACGGGGCAGTGCTGTTTCTTCTTGCTGTTCTGCTGATTGAGCGGTTTATCCCAATGCCGGGGTTCTGGCGCAGCATTGTGCCGGTAGTCAACGGCGCAAGAAGATGGATCAGGATAGGTCCTGTACAAGTGCAGCCTTCGGAATTCTGCAAAATTGCTTTTATACTTTCGCTTGCATGGTATCTTCGCTTCCGCGAAAACTACAGAACAATCAAAGGGCTTTTCCCTCCATTTGCCATAACTTTTCTTGCTATGGGGCTTATTATCCTCGAGCCTGACCTCGGAACGGTGATTCTCCTTCTGCCTGTTTTGTTTGGGATGCTGTTTGCAGCAGGAGCCAAAAAGAGGCATCTTATTTCGGTGATACTCATAGGCCTTTTTCTAAGTCCGGTGCTGTGGATGAATATGCACTCATACCAGAGAACTCGTGTGGCAAGCGTGATACTCCAGAATGATTTTGTTTACGACTACGCCTCTAAACACGAAAAAGCAGCGGAGATTCTCGTTGGCGGGCCTGCCGAGCTTATACGCTGGAAGAAAGACAAAGGCTATCATCTTATGCACTCCAAGAATGCAATCGCCAGCGGCGGAATCACCGGCTACGGCTGGGGCCAAGGCCCGTATATGGACGGAACGATAAAACTTCCCGAGGCTCATAATGATTTCGTTTTCTCTCTTATAGCACATCAGTGGGGGCTTATAGGCTGCATTTTTGTCTTTCTTCTTTATACAACTGTTGCCGCCTGCGGGCTCGAGATATCCCGATTCAACCCCGACCCATTCGGGAAGCTGATTTCAGTGGGAATTGTGGTAATGCTGATGATGCAGGTTATAGTTAATGTTTCTATGACTGTAGGCCTTATGCCCATCACCGGGCTCACTCTGCCTTTCGTAAGCTACGGCGGCTCAAGTCTTGTGGTTAATATGATTGCCCTCGGCCTTTTGAATAATGTCGGCAGACACCGCTCTTTCACTGTGGCTGCAAGGGCATTTGAATACCCCCGCTAA
- a CDS encoding DUF378 domain-containing protein, translated as MKLDPLNWIALILTVIGGLNWGLVGLFKFDLVATLFGDMSPISRAVYIIVALAALLLVFAAMSGSKKSEQ; from the coding sequence ATGAAGTTGGATCCGTTAAACTGGATAGCCCTGATTCTCACAGTTATCGGCGGCCTGAACTGGGGGCTGGTAGGTCTTTTCAAATTTGATCTTGTAGCTACTCTGTTCGGCGATATGTCGCCAATTTCCCGTGCGGTTTATATCATAGTGGCACTGGCAGCATTGCTGCTCGTTTTCGCTGCTATGTCCGGCTCGAAAAAATCAGAACAATAG
- a CDS encoding helix-turn-helix domain-containing protein, whose amino-acid sequence MNSEKMFEHISKEELEKASRIFWKNFGEDIWASNTFGDTVFTPEKAGQVEFCEIVNCSDEGRERCRKQRADSIRMSMEIGQPYITICHAGILLGCVPVVDQDTQLGGLFFGKCLCENVCQSLLKDIKKRLKGITNDQSQILHALLELPNTPPRKIHSASERLYDILYSETRLNPKMLQWQRELSRQQAEIGEYIAEQKRLKNVSSTPYEYEKKLMSKVRIGDKTQTREILNCMLASIMLKSPGELNVLKARLLELISVLSRAAAEGGVDIDIMLERNLKNITQLIDVSDQKELCAWVGRATDDFIELVHDTANSRKISQIRPATEYIDQNYRQHITLADVAKASHLSPSRLAHIFKEETGMTIVDYITQARIEQAKNLLLSTNMNCTEICFNVGYNNQSYFTRTFKELVGLTPRQFRSVNRSSS is encoded by the coding sequence ATGAATTCTGAAAAGATGTTTGAACATATATCCAAAGAAGAGCTTGAGAAGGCAAGCAGGATTTTCTGGAAGAATTTCGGGGAAGACATCTGGGCTTCAAACACCTTCGGCGACACTGTTTTCACGCCTGAGAAAGCTGGGCAGGTGGAATTCTGCGAGATAGTAAACTGCTCGGATGAAGGGAGAGAGAGGTGCCGCAAGCAGCGTGCAGACAGCATCAGGATGTCTATGGAGATCGGGCAGCCGTATATCACTATATGCCATGCAGGCATCCTTCTGGGCTGCGTTCCCGTGGTAGATCAGGACACTCAGCTTGGAGGACTTTTCTTCGGGAAATGCCTCTGCGAAAACGTATGCCAAAGCCTTCTTAAAGACATAAAAAAACGGCTCAAAGGCATCACAAACGACCAGAGCCAAATCCTGCATGCCCTGCTTGAGCTTCCCAACACCCCGCCCCGAAAGATCCATTCAGCAAGCGAGAGACTCTACGACATCCTGTACAGTGAGACCAGACTGAACCCTAAAATGCTGCAGTGGCAGAGAGAGCTTTCACGACAGCAGGCTGAGATTGGGGAATATATTGCAGAGCAGAAACGCCTCAAAAACGTATCAAGCACACCTTACGAATACGAAAAGAAGCTTATGAGCAAGGTTCGGATAGGTGATAAAACCCAAACACGAGAAATTCTGAACTGTATGCTTGCCTCTATTATGCTCAAATCGCCGGGAGAGCTGAACGTTCTGAAGGCACGCCTGCTTGAGCTTATCAGCGTATTGAGCAGAGCCGCTGCTGAGGGAGGAGTGGACATAGATATTATGCTTGAGCGAAATCTGAAAAATATTACACAGCTGATAGATGTCTCAGACCAGAAGGAGCTCTGCGCATGGGTGGGACGGGCGACAGACGACTTTATCGAGCTCGTACACGACACGGCAAATTCAAGAAAAATATCGCAGATCCGCCCTGCCACAGAATACATAGACCAAAATTACAGACAGCACATTACCCTTGCAGATGTTGCTAAGGCATCTCATCTGAGCCCCTCAAGGCTTGCGCATATCTTTAAAGAAGAAACAGGGATGACCATCGTTGATTACATAACGCAGGCCAGAATCGAACAGGCAAAGAACCTGCTTCTTTCAACGAATATGAACTGCACTGAAATATGCTTTAATGTTGGCTACAACAACCAAAGCTACTTTACCAGAACATTCAAAGAGCTGGTAGGGCTTACTCCCAGACAGTTCCGCTCGGTGAACAGATCAAGCAGTTAA
- a CDS encoding type II secretion system protein: MKRFNKTSLNEEVSPNLGIECQNLLPNIYNRRSQAGFTLIELLVVISIIALLMAVLMPALGMARTQAKRTVCQTHLKQWGAIYTMYTNDNDSRFPPSCLDPEFNPRGSGTWFVVMRPYYQDPEILECAAATKAPEQRPERFNNRWNWRFSWWGSLFTQLMEEDEEIADIEGSYGQNWWITSTEESDGGAYPDKNKFKRITEMRSPRQVPMLGDCGAFLTRPTRDAQPPENDGDYDYATSDEMRRVCTNRHDTGGVNWVFADGSVSEILLKNLWETEWHKNWESREITDWPDWMRQLPE; the protein is encoded by the coding sequence ATGAAAAGGTTTAACAAAACATCTTTAAATGAAGAAGTTTCACCCAACTTAGGTATAGAATGCCAAAATTTATTGCCTAACATTTACAACCGCCGCTCGCAGGCAGGTTTCACATTGATCGAGCTGCTTGTTGTAATTTCAATAATTGCTCTGCTTATGGCTGTTCTGATGCCTGCGCTTGGGATGGCTCGTACTCAAGCTAAACGAACAGTATGCCAGACCCATCTCAAACAATGGGGAGCTATCTACACGATGTACACTAATGATAATGATTCTCGTTTCCCCCCGAGCTGCTTAGACCCGGAATTTAACCCGCGAGGTTCCGGCACATGGTTTGTTGTTATGAGGCCGTACTATCAAGATCCTGAAATTTTGGAATGCGCTGCAGCGACCAAAGCTCCAGAGCAGAGACCTGAGCGTTTCAATAACCGTTGGAACTGGCGATTTAGTTGGTGGGGGAGTCTCTTTACTCAGTTAATGGAGGAGGACGAAGAGATCGCTGATATCGAGGGCAGCTACGGTCAAAACTGGTGGATAACCAGCACTGAAGAATCGGATGGCGGTGCCTATCCGGATAAGAATAAATTTAAGCGTATAACAGAGATGCGGTCTCCTCGCCAAGTTCCAATGCTCGGTGATTGCGGCGCGTTTCTAACTCGTCCTACCAGGGACGCTCAACCGCCTGAGAATGATGGTGATTATGATTATGCTACCAGCGATGAGATGAGGCGAGTATGCACGAACCGGCATGACACAGGCGGAGTGAACTGGGTCTTTGCAGATGGTTCGGTTAGTGAAATCCTGCTCAAGAATCTTTGGGAAACAGAATGGCACAAAAATTGGGAATCTCGAGAGATTACAGATTGGCCAGACTGGATGCGTCAGCTGCCTGAGTAA
- a CDS encoding transposase, with translation MAYNFLPCDRNQAYLLPPSLTDWLPEDHLAWFVLDAVEQIDLSQFYKKYRTDGVGNSAFHPSMMVALLIYSYCSGERSSRKIEKHCQTDVAYKVVTANQYPDHSTISRFRKDNQSHLKKLFLEILRLCVEADIVKLGNVSLDGTKIKANASLSANRTLKHLEQEIDKMLSEADAKDAEEDKAYGADKRGDELPEDMRDRNSRINRLKACKERLEQEKAEAEKQQQDKIDERKSKEENTGKKPRGRKPKPAEEAGNKDAKANVTDPDSRIMKTRKGFVQGLNAQAVTTEQQIIVAEDVTQEENDKQQLHPMLEQAEENRQAVEIEEEMGVALADAGYCSEDNFTKEPAGDIELLVATQKDYKQRKAMAEQPPPEEPIPDGLSPTELMERKLLTERGRELYKIRGQTVEPVFGQIKDVRGFDRFMQRGIEACRGEWSLICATHNLLKLWRSKKACWN, from the coding sequence ATGGCTTACAATTTCCTGCCTTGCGACCGAAATCAGGCGTATCTTCTGCCTCCCTCATTGACGGATTGGCTGCCGGAAGATCATCTGGCGTGGTTTGTTCTTGATGCGGTTGAACAAATCGACCTATCGCAGTTTTACAAAAAATACCGTACTGATGGAGTCGGCAATTCAGCTTTTCATCCTTCGATGATGGTTGCTCTGCTGATATATTCCTACTGTAGCGGCGAGCGTTCCAGCAGAAAGATAGAAAAGCACTGCCAGACGGATGTAGCCTATAAAGTTGTTACTGCCAATCAATATCCCGACCACAGTACGATCAGCCGATTTCGCAAGGATAACCAGTCGCATTTAAAGAAGTTGTTTCTGGAAATCCTCAGGCTTTGTGTTGAAGCAGACATTGTTAAACTCGGCAATGTTTCATTGGATGGGACAAAGATCAAAGCCAATGCTTCGTTATCAGCCAATCGAACACTAAAGCACCTGGAGCAGGAAATCGATAAGATGCTATCCGAGGCGGACGCTAAAGACGCCGAGGAAGACAAAGCTTATGGCGCTGATAAGCGAGGCGATGAACTGCCCGAAGATATGCGGGACCGCAATAGCCGAATAAACCGTCTAAAGGCCTGTAAAGAGCGTTTAGAGCAGGAAAAAGCAGAAGCCGAAAAACAACAGCAGGACAAGATAGATGAGCGGAAATCCAAAGAAGAAAATACCGGCAAAAAGCCTCGTGGTCGTAAGCCCAAACCTGCCGAAGAAGCTGGAAACAAAGATGCCAAAGCCAATGTTACCGACCCCGACAGCAGAATCATGAAAACTCGAAAAGGTTTCGTTCAGGGTCTTAATGCTCAGGCGGTGACAACAGAGCAACAGATTATCGTTGCTGAGGATGTGACCCAAGAGGAAAATGATAAACAGCAATTACATCCGATGCTTGAGCAGGCCGAAGAAAATCGACAGGCCGTTGAAATCGAAGAGGAAATGGGTGTGGCTTTGGCAGATGCTGGCTATTGCAGTGAAGATAATTTTACAAAGGAGCCTGCTGGTGACATTGAGTTGCTGGTGGCGACACAGAAAGATTATAAGCAGCGAAAGGCAATGGCCGAGCAACCGCCGCCGGAAGAACCGATACCGGACGGCTTGTCGCCGACAGAATTGATGGAACGTAAACTGCTGACCGAACGAGGGCGAGAATTATATAAGATTCGAGGTCAGACAGTCGAACCAGTGTTTGGGCAGATTAAAGATGTTCGCGGTTTTGATCGATTTATGCAACGAGGCATTGAGGCTTGCCGCGGTGAGTGGTCGCTGATTTGCGCTACGCACAACCTTTTGAAGTTGTGGCGAAGCAAAAAGGCCTGCTGGAATTGA
- a CDS encoding LamG-like jellyroll fold domain-containing protein has protein sequence MCFALWGTASAEGVELISNGGFQDPNLPGANNYVTTVADWVSGHDDNLVRLETKEEDNRTAVPGLEGNQVLRMTGGWTTGVIQQSTYHPWSQAEVYRLSFNACSARWEAPATDGVMGARLLQDDAEMTELWSTEFNMTGTHTGETVVGDWEPYQTFEFEIDPALFSGEGVSEGSDLILEVSSVNRNHWVDNVSLQAEPAAGAHNPVPAYGAENAGTPAGNLVDVNLQWNTGLDPANPSQINPAITEHHLFMSEDQNVSEDPNLYYVDTIALGTESPETASVTVTGLNFDGLYYWSVDEGLGYPVGSPDNIAGADWMFETQKSVPIITQQPENQVVSTGDTATFTITADSISQETYQWYLSADQVADPAQDQAIGSPDTDPTLTIDNVQLSDEGYYYCEVTNDGGTAYSDAAGLAVKRIVAHWTLDTADFVNDTYLDSSSEGRDAIPYAVPAVDAFVPGVDPAKTNEGLDLDENPDAAALAGTDSPAEFSDEITVSLWVKSAGVPGSWVGIVSKRQEPDWQSGSDWYWTIDPTGDNMSINSAGVDSEGLSYDPPAEGEWTHLAFTANAEGGKLYYNGVNVDSEPEFELNKTDAELVIGGSILRDEGTIGGVFNGVMDDVRIYNYAKDEAEIADLYYDISETPVCSNILELDLQFDVAGGGPEGDQPDCKIGLPDFLEFASTWLNCGLYPEDYCY, from the coding sequence ATGTGTTTTGCTCTTTGGGGCACGGCCAGCGCCGAAGGGGTTGAGCTGATCTCTAATGGAGGATTTCAGGATCCCAACCTGCCCGGGGCGAACAATTATGTTACTACAGTGGCAGATTGGGTGTCAGGACACGATGACAATTTAGTTCGATTAGAGACCAAAGAGGAAGATAACAGAACAGCGGTTCCAGGCCTTGAAGGAAATCAGGTGCTTAGAATGACTGGGGGTTGGACCACCGGTGTTATCCAGCAGTCAACATACCATCCATGGTCTCAGGCAGAGGTTTACAGACTTTCGTTTAATGCCTGCTCTGCTCGCTGGGAAGCGCCAGCTACAGATGGCGTTATGGGTGCCCGCCTGCTTCAGGATGATGCAGAGATGACTGAGCTCTGGTCAACAGAATTCAATATGACTGGTACTCATACTGGTGAAACTGTAGTTGGGGATTGGGAGCCTTACCAAACATTCGAGTTTGAGATTGACCCTGCACTATTTTCTGGTGAAGGCGTTAGTGAAGGCTCTGATCTGATTTTAGAGGTTAGTTCAGTTAACCGTAATCATTGGGTTGATAATGTTTCCCTGCAGGCTGAACCGGCCGCTGGTGCACATAATCCTGTTCCTGCTTACGGAGCAGAAAATGCAGGCACGCCGGCAGGAAATCTGGTTGATGTTAATTTGCAGTGGAACACCGGATTAGACCCAGCCAACCCTTCACAGATAAATCCTGCTATCACCGAGCATCATCTGTTTATGAGTGAAGACCAGAATGTTTCCGAAGACCCGAATCTATATTATGTTGACACTATCGCCCTGGGCACAGAATCTCCTGAGACAGCCAGCGTAACTGTTACAGGCCTTAACTTTGACGGATTGTACTATTGGAGCGTAGATGAGGGTTTAGGCTATCCGGTAGGCAGTCCAGATAATATTGCCGGTGCTGATTGGATGTTTGAGACGCAGAAAAGTGTTCCGATAATTACTCAGCAGCCTGAGAATCAGGTCGTTTCTACAGGCGATACCGCAACCTTTACAATAACTGCGGACAGCATTTCTCAGGAAACATATCAGTGGTACTTATCGGCTGACCAAGTGGCTGACCCTGCCCAGGATCAGGCTATTGGCTCTCCGGATACTGACCCAACCCTCACAATTGATAATGTTCAGCTCAGTGATGAAGGTTATTACTACTGCGAAGTAACTAATGACGGCGGAACGGCTTATTCAGACGCTGCCGGTTTGGCAGTTAAGCGTATCGTAGCTCACTGGACATTGGACACCGCTGACTTTGTAAACGATACTTATCTGGACAGCAGCTCAGAAGGCCGCGATGCGATTCCGTATGCCGTTCCTGCTGTTGATGCATTTGTTCCCGGAGTAGACCCTGCTAAGACCAATGAAGGCTTAGACCTTGACGAAAATCCTGATGCAGCAGCACTTGCAGGCACCGATTCACCCGCTGAATTCAGCGATGAAATCACTGTATCTTTGTGGGTTAAATCGGCAGGTGTTCCTGGAAGCTGGGTAGGCATCGTCTCTAAACGTCAAGAACCCGATTGGCAGAGCGGTTCAGACTGGTACTGGACGATAGATCCTACAGGTGATAATATGAGCATTAACTCGGCAGGTGTAGATTCTGAGGGTTTGTCTTATGATCCTCCAGCCGAAGGTGAATGGACTCATCTTGCATTTACAGCTAATGCTGAAGGCGGAAAACTCTATTATAATGGCGTCAACGTTGACTCAGAGCCTGAGTTCGAGCTCAATAAAACTGATGCCGAGCTTGTAATTGGCGGCAGCATCTTGAGAGACGAAGGCACAATTGGCGGCGTGTTTAATGGAGTTATGGATGATGTGCGAATCTATAACTATGCCAAGGATGAAGCTGAAATTGCAGATCTCTACTACGATATAAGCGAAACCCCAGTTTGCAGCAATATCCTTGAATTGGACTTGCAGTTTGATGTTGCAGGCGGAGGCCCGGAAGGCGACCAGCCGGACTGCAAGATTGGTCTGCCGGACTTCCTTGAGTTTGCCTCTACATGGCTCAATTGCGGCCTATATCCAGAAGACTATTGTTATTAA